ATTGTTCGTTGGCTGAAATGGCTTGCTTTCGTTAAAATTTCCTCAAGTAACAGAAGAGAGCTAAGTACCTAAGCAAAATTTATCAGATATTAATTACGCACCAGCCACCACCAGGAAGAGGAGGATCTAGTGTAATACTAATCTCTTTAACTTTTGTACCTGAAGGGATATTACCTGGAGGTACAGTTAGTTTAGCGATTAAAACGGTTTCATCTTCCAGATTAACGAGTTTAACGATATCTGAAATCTGAGGATTTGGAGTCGGATCGTTCGTTGCCATGTTACTCATTACCTCTTATTAAGTAGAACGTTTCTGCCGAACTTATCGTTTAGAAGCGCCTTGACTCTCTGATGATATCTTTGTCAACCAAAAGCAAGCCACCAAAGTTTGCAACTTTAAGAAAAAAGTTAAGGATTTAGCACCAGCAAATCCCCAAACCAATTCCCCATATTGGTTTCAGTTACCGAAAATTTAAGAATCTCGCAACCATTAGTTAACATAGCTCTTAACTTTGGAAAAAACCCCAATTTAAGAGCTATCCTTCCGTTTACCTTTACCATAGAAAACTTCAATTCAAAGCTTATATATTTATGTATTTAGGAGTATTGACAATATAGAAATTTTTTGTATTTGTCAAGTATAAGCGTGTTCAAAATAAACTTTTCGGATAGGGAATCGCATCCATAGTATTTGTAGCTATGCTGCGTAAATTTGTAAAGTGCATAACTAATAACAGTATTCACCCATAACTATTAAGCAGATTACTAAGCATATTTTATACTTTATTTGAGAGTTCAAAATGCAATTACAATCAAAAAATCAACTACGGCGGCGGGGTGCGACTTTAACTGCTCAAGGCTTCAAGAAACTCAATCAGGCAAAAGCTGAGGTAGAAATTCAGCAAAACTTTAAGCGATACACTCTCGAAGCCCTCAGTGAAAAAACAGGTTTAACCCCCAATACCCTCAGCAAGGTCTTTAATTCCGCAACTGGAGTCGATAAGCGAACCTTGGAGTGCTGCTTCAATGCCTTTAATCTAACTTTGTTAAAGGACGATTATCTCTACCTGGAGTCAGATAAAGACAATCTTGGCAAGATTGGCTCAATGTCCACCAATGAAAACTGTTGTTCCATCGAACCAGTCTGCGATTCTCGCACCAATCCCCCTCAAACCCACAGAGTGGAACGATTCCCGAAGGGACGGCAGAGCCGAACGCCTGACGATCTGCAACTTCGTCCCACAACCGTACCAGGAGGGCAGATGCCCCTGGATTCTGTCTTTTACATTGACCGTCCCATCCTCGAATCCCTCTGTTATGAAGCCATCCAGGAACCTGGTGCGCTGGTCAACATCCGCGCTCCCAAGCAAATGGGCAAAACCTCCCTCATGACCAGCATCCTGGCTTACTGTAACTCCCTGGGCAATCGCACTGTTTCCCTGAATTTGCAACTTGCCAACGACGAGATTTTACAGAACCTAGAACGCTTCCTACAATGGTTCTGTGTCAGAGCCAGCAAGCAGTTAGACTTGCCAGTTGCCATTGCCCTTTGTTCAATGGCAACTTTTTGGGATAACTCCTTGGGTAGCAAATCCAACGCCACGGACTACTTAGAGGAGATTCTCTTAGCCAAACTCAATCGCGCAGGGTCTCCAAGAGAGAATCGCTCCCTGGTGATTGCCATCGATGAACTCAACGAGCTTTTTGCCTACCCGGACATTGCTCGTGAATTTCTCCTACTTTTGCGAACCTGGTCTGAGCGAGCCAAAGAAAGCGATGCAGACATTAATCCTTGGCACAGGCTGCGACTGGTGACGGTTCATTCTACTGAAATCCTGATGCCTCCCTCGATCAATCCCTCACTATTGAATACTGGGCTGGTTATTGAGTTACCTGAGTTTACCCCGGCTCAGGTGCAGGAATTGGCAAATCGGTGGGGAGAGGAAATGACGGTGCAACAAATTGAGCAATTGATTACCCTTTTGGGAGGACATCCCTATCGCTTGCAGTTGGCTTTTTATCACCTACATCAGCAGACAATAACCCTGGAAGAACTGTTAGAAAATTCTGCATTCACCACTACCATCTATGCAGAGCATCTAGAACAACAATGGTGGAACCTGCAACGCTATCCCGATTTATTACCATTGTTTACAGAAATCGTCAGGCAATCAAATCTTGTATATTCTGAGGCGGTGCAAGCCTCTCAGTTGTACAAGATGGGGTTAATGCATTTGCATGGTAAAATGTCAAGTCTCGCCTGCGAGTTATTTCGGCCATTTTTTGGCGATCGCCTGTTGTAAATCAACAGTTAGGGGTCATTTAATGTTTGCGCGTCGATGCAATTCAATTGCAGGGAGACCTAATTTAGCCCAAGCCGGCGGACGCGATGCGAGTAAGTTTCCGGCACAGTGATTTGCACTCAGCCTTGAATTAATTGTATTCTCTTGTGGGGCAGGCATCTTGCCTGCCTTTAAAATTGGGAATAAGTTGATAGGTTAAAATGTTCAAAGCCTATTTGGCGTAATTCAAATTCTCACTAATAACCAAATTCAACATTTGCTGGATGAGGTGAAACCAGATTAGGTATTTCCGGTTTTTTACGAGATTTTTACAACATTAGCAAAAGGTGAATACTTAGAAAACTTTCGCTCCTGTAAACATAAAAATGAGGCAAAATGAGCAATGAGCCAAACATTTGTGTGGATAATTTTTCCTATTAGCCTACTCATTCTCGTTACTTTAATAGTTCTCTATTTCCGAGGGGTATTCCGTTCTCGAACTTTTTACAAAATTAAGAATTTACCCTAAGCGATCGCTATTTGTTTCAGCAGATGGAGAAATTTTTTCTCGATGGTTTTGCCAAGAGTCGGCTGGTGTGCAACAGGGATTTACGCCATCGTTCCTTGCAGGAGCATTTAATTGGAAGTTTGACGCTGTTGTTTCGCTGGTATTTGTGAATTTATCCTCAAAACCTCTAATTAGATAGATTTAGATATTGGTCTGTAGATAGATTCAAATTAGCACTATTTCATCAGAGAATAGCGGAGTGATAGCTTTTTATGGTGTTTAGATATATTATGCAATCAAAACCGTTAACCTTACAAAAAATCATCCCTTTATCTTTAATTGTGCTTCTCCTTCCTTTGGCATCCTGTCAAATAGAGCGAGAACAAGCAGGTCGCTTACCTGATGTGAATGTAGAACCCGGAAGGCTACCAAAATATGATATTCAAGGACCTGATGTCAAGGTCGGATTAGCAAAGCGCACGGTTACAGTACCCAAAGTAATTGTCATACAGGAAGAACAAACCGTTGAAGTTCCTTATATTGATGTTGATGTACCCGGAGCAGACCGAAAAGAGCGGACTATAACAACTGAAGTTGAGGTTCCTTCTAGTGGTTACAATCTGGAAATTCAAGGTATATATGCTCTAAACAATGAGCTTTGGGTGGTTTCTCAACTTGAAGAAGAAAATCCCAATGCACCAGATACAAAAGTACGTGTTTCTGATCGCGTTGTTGTGAATAGTCCAGATATACCAGTACGTCACTACATTATTGGAGAGCGTCCTGTGGGTAGCTTTAACGAACAGTACACATTCATTAATAATCGTCAGCAAATTGCTTCAGAATTAGACTCAGGACAAATGCTATATAAAAAGCAGGAAGAGACTGCTTTAAAATAAATCATTACTACCAAGAGAGAAGCCATCAAACCGTTGCGAAAATTCAGATGCTAACTCAATCTTTGAGGGAATTTCTGCCTAAGTTGGTGGGAATAAATTAAAATATTTTAAGCATCAAGTCTCACAATCAGCAGGTTTACAAATAACCATAATATGTGATAAATATTTATTAGAACTAGAGTGAACAATTTGTAAACCTGCGGTATCTAATTCTTGGGTAAGTTCAGGCATCTGATACTTATGATGCCGCCAAATAGTAATCTCTTCATCTTGAGAAATTTCCACAGTCTGATCTATGCCCCACTGGCTAAATTTGAGAGTGTAATTTTGCAGAAATTTGATGTTTGCAGTGATACTATCTGTTTTAAGATCATACTTTCTGACAAGTTGGCAATCTTCCGAGCTAATACCTAAATTATTTGTCATCCATGTATATATTCCTTCCACATGATACTTACAGCCGCCGCGAACTTTGCCATCCCATTGAGAATTAGAACCAATTTCGTTAGTGAAGACCAGCAAATCATTTTTATCCATGCTGTTTCGGAAATTTTGCCAGACTCTATTTCTGTCTTGATGATTGCCAATTGTCACACCTAAATGTAAAAATATATTGGCTATATCCTTAATTTGCATAGAATTGAAATTTCCCAAAATCTCTGGAGAAATCGGACTATTTTCTATATCAACTGTGCAACTGTCAAAATCAATTTTGGGAAACCATTTAGTAAAATTTGCTTTTGATACCTTCAGGAGTTCCTGACTAATATCTAATGCTATATATTTATTAATTTTACCTAACTTCTTCAGTTGAGAAATAAACTTTTTGACCGGATAAGAATTACCAGCACCTACATCCACAATATTGATTTTTTGGCAACTTTGATAACTCCCGGTAATATACGCAAAATTCTGCTGTAATAAATCAATTTCTACATTAGCTGGTTGATACCATTTAGGAATAATATATTTTTGATAAAAATTATGCCAAATTTTCGCACCACCACCTTTGTAAGCATATTTTAAAGGAATTTCTCGCCTAACATCTAATGCCTTAATTAACTCTAAAACTTCTGTTTGCGAAAAAACAGAGTAAAACTCAAAACTTGGTTCTACAATCCGAGTTATATTCTGGGAAACATCTGAACAAGATTGTGAATTACTATAAGTTTTTTTAGGGATCATTGTGAGAATTAGAGGATATTTTCAAAATATTGGGAGAATATAGCGTTTCCTAGCCTGGTGAGATAGGTATTTATCTGTACTTATCTGTAATTATACCAATTATTTATGAGGCTGCATATAATTTCGACCCCACCCCCTACCCCCCTACCCCGCAAGCGGGGAGGGGGAAAATCAGGTTCCCTCCTTGCTTGCACCGGAGGGTTAAGGTGGGGTTCTTTTTATGCATCTTTATATTAAATTGGTATTATCTGTGTTCATCTGTGTTCATCTGTGGTTAAAAATTCTTCCTTTCCTAGCCTGCTTGAGATAGGTAATTATCTGTGTTCATATGTGTTCATATGTGTTCATCTGTGTTCATCTGCGGTCGAAAATTCTTCCTTTACCTCATTGAAGTAAGAATAGACACAAGCAAAGCCAACCTGCGCGGACTAACGAAAAATGAAACCAAGAGTATCATCAGTGTAGTGCCGCGACTGCTAGTCACCAGAGCTAGCTGATAAATTATACTCTACTTTTGTGATTAATAGACTATCAATGAACTTGAACCAAAGATTTAACCGTGTACTGGTCAGTAGGAGCGGGTATAGAAACAATAATCTCACCCACCCCTACTCCCTGTGTTCATCCGTGGTGGATAATCTTTTCATGCACCACGCTTACTTGCAAACTGCGGTAAAATCCTTCGAGGGTGCAGGATGTCAAGAAATAGATGATTTCTCAGGCTTGTTTTTTTTGATTAATTCCATATAGATATTAATCTCACTCACTTCTAAATCATGCTCAATTCTGGTGACTCTCCAATTTTCCTTATTTAGGTAAATTTCCTCTCCTATTCTGGGAGTAAATTGTAAGTCATAGAACTTTTTTAGATAATCTTTTTGCTTTTCTTCCCATAAGATGACTTTGACTACTTCGTCGCGCATTGGTTCTCCTGTTTTGTTACTAAATGAAAGTCAGTAGTTTGAACACAAAAAACAGGGTGTGAGGTGTAGAAAAAGCATAAATACCCCCACCCAAAATTGTACCCCTTGCACCCCTTTCATATGCATAAGGCAAGTTTATCTTACTAATTCCATGTCATAGCGTAGTTAAAACCACATTATTGCAATTGATATTTTGGTAATACTGCCAAATTTACCAAAACAGTCCCCCAAATTCGCTGAAATTTTGCTCTACCTGGGTGTCACTTTCAGCAACTCGCCGCTTAACTGGAATTACACTATCAGGGTTGATTTGCTGTTAAGAATTGCCAATAAGCATCGGCGGCGCGAATACCTTTATCCTTGAGACTGGCTATCATTTCTCCCAAAGAGGCGTTTTTACCGCCGACAATGGCGACATCATTAGATTTGAGGGTTTCAAACCAGCGTATATGAGAGTTTTGTGGAGTTGACATAGGTTTTTTTTAAACGCAAAGGTACGCGGAGGTTAACGCAAAGGTACGCAGAGATTTCTTTCTTCTCTTCCTTGGCGTACTTGGCGACTTGGCGGTTCGTTTAAACAGTTTGCAAAGGTCGAGAGGTTTTCGCCATTTTTTGGGCTTGTCTAACCATTTGACAGGCGTAACCCCATTCGTTGTCATACCAACTCATGATTTTTACTAAGTCGCTATCGACAACTTGAGTCATGCTTAAATCGACTATGGAGGCGCGCGGGTCTTGGATAATATCAGATGAAACTATGGGGTCTTGGGAAACTCCTAAAACATCTTGGTATCTTTGGTTATTGGTTTCTTCTCTAAAAATATTATTGATTTCTTCGACAGTGGTTGGTCTTTCGGTGAGAAAGGTGATATCTGCAATGGAACCGACCGTTACAGGAACCCTTATGGCTGCGCCGTCGAATTTGTTTGCGTATTGGGTGAGAACTTGAGCAGTGGCGATCGCTGCTCCGGTTGTAGTTGGTACTATATTAGCAGCCGCAGCTCTACCTCTGGTAAATTTTTTATGCGGTCTATCCACTAATTCTTGAGTGGAAGTATAGGCGTGAACTGTGGTCATAATCGCCTTTTTTACTCCGATTCTTCTGCCCATGACTTCGACGACGGGAGTAATGCAATTTGTGGTACAACTGGCACAGGAAACCATCCGCTCTGACTCTGGGGTTTCGTTAACTCCGTACACAATTGTCTGAATACCTTCGCTCTTGGCTGGAGCCGATAATATCACGTTTTTAGCTCCGGCTTGCAGATGTTTTTCTAATTGTTCTTTTTTCGTGAATATTCCTGTACATTCAAAGACTATATCAATATCTAAGTCATCCCAAGGCAGTTTTATTGGGTCTTTTTCGTTAAATACTTGATATTTTTTACAACTAATTATTAAATTATTACTATTGCTTTCTACGGGTTTTTCGTATCTACCATAAACAGTATCATATTTCAATAAATAAGCCAAGTTATCTGGCGGGATGATCTCGTTTATAGCTACTAATTCTAATTCGCTAGTATTCAGGATAATCTTTAAAACTGCTCTACCAATTCTACCTAATCCATTAATTGCTACTCTCGTCATAATTTACCTGCTTTGGGATTTAATTTCATTTTTTTATGAGGAACGAACCACAAAGGACGCAAAGGACACAAAGGAAAGAAGGAAAGAAGGAAATTTATCGCAACCTGATAATCAATGATATGAGCGGAAAAAACTCCCCATATCCGTTAGGGGCGGGTTTACAGATATCATTCATGTTGAATGATGATATGGCTAAACCCGCCTGTACAAGCGTCACGAATACCCTAATGCGCTACAAGTTGTTCTGTACGCTTTGCTAGTAGCTGTTTGGCTCTCTCTGCTGTATTCTGGTTTTCTTGTTTGATATTTTGGAAGAATTGGACAAGTTCGCGATCGCCTGCTTGTTCGGCATCTTGAATATATGTTTCACAGCAAGCAGAACACTTCAAAGCATGGTACAATACACTAATCAAATTAAAGTGTTCGTCTTTAGTTCCGGTATGATATTTGTCAGACATTTTCTTCACTCCTGGTGATAGTAATTTCTACGGTAACTGTGGCTTTTGCTGTTAACTCCTACCAGAAGAAATAATTAGGCATTAATGTTTATACTCCTACTGGCTGTCTGACTTGCGATTTCACAGCTTCCACAATGGCATCAGCATCGATTTTGGCAGCATGAAGTAGTTCTTCTGGTGTCCCTGAACCCGGCATATCTCGTACCGCCAATTTAATTAATTGCAGTTGGGGACCATCATAAATGGGGGTGTTGCTAGTACCTGCAAAGGCATCCAGCACCGCCGCACCAAGTCCGCCTTCTATCCAGTGATCTTCCACAACGACTAAATTACCTTCGGTATCCCGTGCTGCTTGATGCAATGTCTGCACATCAATGGGTTTGACTGAGTACGCATCGATGACGCGGACTGTGATTCCTTCGTCTTTCAGTCTGTCGTAAGCTTTTATCGCCTCATGCACAGTAATACCTGCACCAATTACCGCCGCTTGATCTTGGTCAGAACTGCGAACAATTTTGCTCCCACCAATGGGAAATTCTTCACCATGCTCATAGATGACTGGTGTTTTTTCCCTGGTTGTGCGAAGATAAACAATACCATTGCGATCGCTCATTTGGGCGACTAATTTCGCTGTCTGATTGGCATCACAGGGATAAAGTACCGTACTACTCCACACAGCCCGAAATGCGGCTAAATCTTCCAAAGCCATCTGTGAAGCACCATCCTGTCCAATGGATACCCCCGCATGGGAACCCACTAATTTAATATTGGCACGAGAGACAGCCGCCATCCGCACAAAGTCGTAAGCACGAGTGAAGAAAGCCGCGAAAGTAGAAGCAAAGGGTTTGTATTCTCGCACCTGTAAACCCACCGCAGCTGCTACCATTTGCTGTTCAGCAATGTACATCTCAAAGTAGCGTTCTGGGTAAGTTTCGGCAAAATCTTCGGCGTAAGTGGAATTACTAACCTCGGCATCCAGGGCAATTACATTGGGTTGTGCAGCACCTAATGCTACTAAAGCATCACCATAAGCTCGACGTGTTGCGACTTTTTTGCTTTTGTCATATTTGGGAAGTTGCAATGGTTGAGCATTCCCAATACTTGCTGGTTGTGCTTGGTCGTCAGGTGTATCCACTGAAATTATAATCTGTCTTTCACCACCTAACTCAGAAATTGCTCGTTTGGCATCCTCAGATTCTAAGGCTTTACCATGCCAACCGCCTAAATCTTCTAGGGAAGCCACACCTTGACCTTTCTTGGTGCGGGCAATAATTACTGTGGGGCGATCGTTCACTGTCACCGCCGCGCTGTATGCTTGATCTATGTCGGTTAAATCATGACCGTCAATTTCAATGGCTTGCCAACCAAAGGCTGTAGCACGTTTAGCATAGGCTTTTGTATTCCAACCCAATTCAGTTTGACCCCGTTGACCAAGGCGATTAACATCGATAATGGCAATTAAATTATCTAGGGTATAGTGTGCCGCATGATCAAAAGCTTCCCAAACTGACCCTTCGGCTGTTTCGCTATCACCCAATAATACCCAGGTATGATAAGGTAATTGGTCTAAATATTTACCTGCTAAAGCTATCCCCACCCCAATGGGTAAACCTTGTCCGAGAGAACCAGTGGCGACATCAACCCAAGGTAAAATCGGTGTGGGATGACCTTCTAAACGACTACCAAAACGGCGCAGCGATCGCAATTCTTCATCATTAATTACCCCTGCTGCTTTATACATACTATATAATAATGGTGCAGCATGACCTTTAGAGAAAATCAGGCGATCGTTATTAGGGTTATCTGGATTTTGGAAATCATAGCGGAAATATTTAGAAAGTAAAACCGCCATTAAATCCGCCGGTGACATAGACGAGGTAGGATGACCCGAACCCGCAACGGTTGTAGCGCGAATACTATCAACACGTAACTGTTGGGCTAATTCATACCATTGGTGCAGTTGCTCCTGTGTAGCCATAATGGTTTTCCTAAATTAAAATACAGGCAATTGATAAAATTGGCAATTTTTTGGCTAAGTCGAACTATTTCCCCGGAGAAATTACCACTAATCTATTCCCAAACAAAGATTTTCATGTTTAATTTTGTTAACACTAGTAACTAGCCAATAACCAAAATTGCTCAGAAAGTTATTTATGTCTTCCTGGGTTCACTTTAGAGAGTAGGAGGTATAATAACTTCTTTCTAATGGAATAACTACCCTTTCTTTCTTAGGGTATATATCAATACGGTTCAGTTAAGATTCAAACTCTTCGTTTAGGTCATTTTTTTTAACGTTCGCGTAGCGTGCGCGCAGCGCATACCGCCAAGAACGCCAAGGACACCAAGTGAAGAATGAGAAGGAAGAAATGCTTAACTGAACTATATTGGGGTATATATAGCTAATTCCAGTATTTATGTTTTTTCATAAAGCATAAATTTTAGATAATGAAAGAGTTATAATTGTGCTGACCCAATGACTAAATCTGAATATGGGTGAAAAAGTCCGCCTGTATATCAAGGTTGCTAAGGAATATGAATTAAATAAAGTTTTAGAAATATTTAAACCCCTCTCCGCGTCGGAGAGGGGTTGGGGAGAGGTTATCAAACTCACGTTAAGTATATACTCAGTACAGTATCTATTAAAGTTTTAATAAAATACCAAATGCTATTATTCTACCTCTATATCATTGAATAAATCAACAATGCTAAAATTTTTTGCTGACCGAGGCGGTACATTTACAGATATAGTTGCTGTCACTGATGATCAGGCAATTATAGACAAACTCTCAAGACATCCTGAGCGCTTTTTAATTGTGCCTATTCCTGATCAACAATGGATTATCGTCTATAAAATACTATCAGAAAATCCTGAACAATATCAAGATGCAGCCATTCAAGGTATTCGGGATATCATGAGTCTTTCAGGTAAAGAACCCATTCCCACACCAGCCATAGAAGTAGTCAAAATGGGGACTACAGTCGCTACCAATGCCCTCTTAGAAAGAAAAGGCGATCGCATCGTTCTTTTAATTACTAAAGGCTTTAAAGATGCCCTACGCATTGGCTACCAAAACCGCCCTGATATTTTTGCCCGTCATATCGTTTTACCAACAATGTTATATGAACAGGTAATTGAGGTAGATGAGCGCTATAATGCCCACGGTGACGAATTAACCCCCGTTAATATTCAACAAGTAAAACAGGACTTACAAACAGTTTACCACACAGGTATTCGCAGTTGTGCCATAGTTTTCATGCATAGTGATCGCTATCCACAACACGAACAACAAGTAGCCCAAATTGCCCAAGAAATCGGCTTTAC
The window above is part of the Nodularia spumigena CCY9414 genome. Proteins encoded here:
- a CDS encoding AAA-like domain-containing protein, translated to MQLQSKNQLRRRGATLTAQGFKKLNQAKAEVEIQQNFKRYTLEALSEKTGLTPNTLSKVFNSATGVDKRTLECCFNAFNLTLLKDDYLYLESDKDNLGKIGSMSTNENCCSIEPVCDSRTNPPQTHRVERFPKGRQSRTPDDLQLRPTTVPGGQMPLDSVFYIDRPILESLCYEAIQEPGALVNIRAPKQMGKTSLMTSILAYCNSLGNRTVSLNLQLANDEILQNLERFLQWFCVRASKQLDLPVAIALCSMATFWDNSLGSKSNATDYLEEILLAKLNRAGSPRENRSLVIAIDELNELFAYPDIAREFLLLLRTWSERAKESDADINPWHRLRLVTVHSTEILMPPSINPSLLNTGLVIELPEFTPAQVQELANRWGEEMTVQQIEQLITLLGGHPYRLQLAFYHLHQQTITLEELLENSAFTTTIYAEHLEQQWWNLQRYPDLLPLFTEIVRQSNLVYSEAVQASQLYKMGLMHLHGKMSSLACELFRPFFGDRLL
- a CDS encoding L-histidine N(alpha)-methyltransferase, giving the protein MIPKKTYSNSQSCSDVSQNITRIVEPSFEFYSVFSQTEVLELIKALDVRREIPLKYAYKGGGAKIWHNFYQKYIIPKWYQPANVEIDLLQQNFAYITGSYQSCQKINIVDVGAGNSYPVKKFISQLKKLGKINKYIALDISQELLKVSKANFTKWFPKIDFDSCTVDIENSPISPEILGNFNSMQIKDIANIFLHLGVTIGNHQDRNRVWQNFRNSMDKNDLLVFTNEIGSNSQWDGKVRGGCKYHVEGIYTWMTNNLGISSEDCQLVRKYDLKTDSITANIKFLQNYTLKFSQWGIDQTVEISQDEEITIWRHHKYQMPELTQELDTAGLQIVHSSSNKYLSHIMVICKPADCET
- the gap gene encoding type I glyceraldehyde-3-phosphate dehydrogenase, coding for MTRVAINGLGRIGRAVLKIILNTSELELVAINEIIPPDNLAYLLKYDTVYGRYEKPVESNSNNLIISCKKYQVFNEKDPIKLPWDDLDIDIVFECTGIFTKKEQLEKHLQAGAKNVILSAPAKSEGIQTIVYGVNETPESERMVSCASCTTNCITPVVEVMGRRIGVKKAIMTTVHAYTSTQELVDRPHKKFTRGRAAAANIVPTTTGAAIATAQVLTQYANKFDGAAIRVPVTVGSIADITFLTERPTTVEEINNIFREETNNQRYQDVLGVSQDPIVSSDIIQDPRASIVDLSMTQVVDSDLVKIMSWYDNEWGYACQMVRQAQKMAKTSRPLQTV
- a CDS encoding transketolase, yielding MATQEQLHQWYELAQQLRVDSIRATTVAGSGHPTSSMSPADLMAVLLSKYFRYDFQNPDNPNNDRLIFSKGHAAPLLYSMYKAAGVINDEELRSLRRFGSRLEGHPTPILPWVDVATGSLGQGLPIGVGIALAGKYLDQLPYHTWVLLGDSETAEGSVWEAFDHAAHYTLDNLIAIIDVNRLGQRGQTELGWNTKAYAKRATAFGWQAIEIDGHDLTDIDQAYSAAVTVNDRPTVIIARTKKGQGVASLEDLGGWHGKALESEDAKRAISELGGERQIIISVDTPDDQAQPASIGNAQPLQLPKYDKSKKVATRRAYGDALVALGAAQPNVIALDAEVSNSTYAEDFAETYPERYFEMYIAEQQMVAAAVGLQVREYKPFASTFAAFFTRAYDFVRMAAVSRANIKLVGSHAGVSIGQDGASQMALEDLAAFRAVWSSTVLYPCDANQTAKLVAQMSDRNGIVYLRTTREKTPVIYEHGEEFPIGGSKIVRSSDQDQAAVIGAGITVHEAIKAYDRLKDEGITVRVIDAYSVKPIDVQTLHQAARDTEGNLVVVEDHWIEGGLGAAVLDAFAGTSNTPIYDGPQLQLIKLAVRDMPGSGTPEELLHAAKIDADAIVEAVKSQVRQPVGV